ATTTCGCAGATTTTCCGGGTCGCGCGGGAGACGGGCGTGGATCCGGAGTTGGACGTGCTGCTGTTGCGGTTCCACCTGGAGACCGCGGCGCGTACCTGTGGTGCGTTGGCGTTGCGGGTGCGGGATCTGGATGTCGACCAGTCGCTGGTCCAGTTGTGGGAGAAGGGCGGGACGCGGCGGTGGCAGCCGGTGTCGCCCACGTTGATGGGGCATCTGCTCGATCACGCCCGTCGGCGGGGTGCCCGCGACGACGGGGACAAGGTGTTCCGTCGTCTCGATCGTGCTCCGATGACCAGGAAGCGGTACGAGTCCTTGTGGGGCCGGTTGCGCGGTCGTCTGGAGAGTGTGCGGGTGATGCACATCAGCACGCACTGGTTGCGGCATACCACCGTGACGTGGGTGGAGCGCAATTTCGGTTATGCGGTGGCCCGCGCCTATGCCGGTCACGCGGTGTCGCACTTCGGCAAATACGGCTCCACCCATGCCTACGTCAAGGCCGGTGTCGAGGAGATCGCCGCGGCGTTGCAGGCGTTGACCGGTGAGCGTCATCCGTTGGCGCCGCCGTCGGACTCGGCGACCGCGGTGGAGGGCGTGTCGGCTGCGGTCGGGTTGCACCGGGTGGTCGACGGTGCCGTGGAGCGGGTGGAGTTGCGTGAGTGGTTGCGCGCCGAGGATGCCCGGACCGCCGGGTTGAAGAGTCTGTCCGAATGGGTCCTGGCGTTGTACGAGGAGGCCGGGCGGATCGGGAGGCCCCGGCCGGGGCGTGACGAGTTGGTCGGGATCACCGGGGCGTCGGTGTATGCGGTGCGGGCTGCGCAGAGGAAGGTCGCCGGTCTCCTGAGGCGGCGGGCGCAGGATGAGCTGGCCGTGCGGATTCGCCGGTTGTACGAGGAGGCGGAGGCGGCCGGCATGCCTCGACCGAACCGGGGCGCGTTGGCCGAGGCGACCGGGGCGACGGTGTCCGCTGTTCGTGGGGCGCTTGCCCGGCTCGGCATGCCCGTGCGGGAGAGAGAGCAGGACGCGAGGCACCGTGACCTGGTCGGTCGGATTCGACGGTTGTGCCGGGAGGCGGAGCTGGCCGGGATGCCTCGGCCGGGCCGTGCTGCCCTGATGCGGGCGACCGGAGAGTCTGCCCACGCGGTGAAGTTGGCACAGGCGGACATTCGAGCCTGTGGAGGGGTATGGGCCGACTGACCGACGGGGTGGTTCGTCCGTCGCGGTTGATTCCGGTCGGTCCGACTTTCGGCGTGGCACCGCGGCCCCGAGGCCGCGGTGCGGTCGTCGGCCGGCCTGGTCGGCGGGAAGTCGGCGCCGACGTGAACGACGTCGACGCGATCATCGAGGACGTCGAGTTGCTGGCCGCTTTGCGGAGCCGTATGCAGGCGAGCCGGTCAGCGCGCTGTTCGCCTGAGGGCCGTTGGAGTGGCGTGCCCCGTTTGTTACGCGCTGCGGTCGATGACGTGTTTGCGGAGGCGGTGCTGTTGTGTGGTCGATATTTAGTCAACACTGAAGTAATTATACTAACTATGCGGCCGCTGATGTCGCCTGCTGCCGAGCTACGCGACGATCCTCGTGTCGAGGGAGGAACGGCCGGGAGTACCTCCGACGGGTTCCGATCCTCACCCTGTCCGTCGGAACGGGTCAACCGCACCTACGGGGCACCGCGGGTGCACGCCGAGCTGCGGGCCCGAGGCCAGCGCCATTCCCGCAAACGCGTCGCCCGTCTGCTGCGGCAGGCCGGCCGGGCCGGACGCGCCCCGAAACGGTGGCGCACCACCACCGTCCCCGACCCCGCCGCGACCGTTCCGCCGGACCTGATCCGACGCGACTTCTCCTGCACCGCAACGGACATCGACACCCGCTGGTGCGGCGACATCACCTACATCCACACCTGGGAAGGCTGGCTCCACCTGGCCACCGTCATCGACATCGCCTCACGCCGCGTCGTCGGCTGGGCCACCGCCGACCACCTGCGCACCGACCTGGTCGCCCAAGCCCTGGACAACGCCGTACGACAGCGTCGCCCCCGGCCCGGAGTGATCTTCCACGCCGACAGGGGCTGCCAATACACCTCCGCCCGGTTCGGCGCCCTCGCCGAGGACCTGGGCGTGCGGCCGTCGGTGGGACGCAAGGGCCAGTGCCGGGACAACGCCGTATCCGAGTCGTTCTTCGCCACCATCAAGACCGAACTGCTCGACCGGCGGACCTGGTCCACCAGGACCATGGCCCACAAGGCGATCTTCGAATACATCGAGGGCTGGTATAACACCCGACGCCTGCACTCCAGCCTCGGCTACCTCAGCCCCGCCATCTACGAAGCGACCCGCCACCACCCGCTGGAACAGGTAGCCTGACCACACCTCATCGACCCTGTCCGTCAAAACGGGTCAACCTCACCACCCGACACAAGCGGCACCCGAACGCCGGACCGCCCCGAGCAACATAGGTCTTCCCCGCACAGTCGCCCCTTCGCGCAACCAGTCGATCCGACTTCTCGTATCGGCGATCGCCCCAGAGGGCCACAGTTCTTACGGTGTGCCCGAGGTTCGACGACACCCTTCTGCTGTTGCGGTGGTGTCTCGGGCCGGCACAAGTCGATCGGCAGGTCCACACGCGGCGTGGGGCGTGGTCGACCACAAAATTTTTCGCGGGCAGTCCACGAACCGACAGACCTGCCAACCGTCGATCGTCCTCCACCGTCAGCACACGCCTACCACCGCTATTCCGCACCACTGCCACCAATCCTGAACAACTCTTCAGGATGATTCAAGACTTCTTCAGAACCCGTCGGGCACAGTAGGCAGCGTCCACACGGACCCCAGGGTGTGCACGTGTTCACCGCAGGTCGCCGAAAAATCGTGAGGGGGACGGCAGCCGGCCATATGGGTGACTCGTTCGACGCATTCTCAGGCGGTTACGGGCCGCGTACACGAATCTTCCCGCGATGGATCACCCTGCGAGAAGGTGGCGCTGCGGTGCGGTGACACCTCGATCGATTCCCTTACGGACGCCATACAGGAACACCTTGTCGAAAGAAACGGAGACAGTGGCCATCATGGGCAGGACGACTCGTTTCATCACGGCCGGGCTCGCGCTCACCGCACTGTCGCTGGTGGCGCAGCCGGCACCGGCTGGCGCCGTCGGCAGCGGGACTCGGGCGGCGACCCACGGCAGCGGGACGCACTTACCGGTTCAGATTGCCTACGACGCCGTTGTGTACACCACAAACGACTCTGCGGTCGCCTCGGTGGACCGGTGGAACGCCTGGGAGTTGGAGGTCTGCGACGAGTCCGCGGACGGAATGCGGGCCAGGGCCGAGCTGCGCAACCTCACCACCGGCCGGGTCGTCGCCACCGCCGAGGACGCCAACGGCGCCGCCAACGACGACTGCGGCGTCGGCTACGCCTACCCCACTCCCCGCTTCGGCGAACGCCTCCGCGTCACCGTCTGGGTCCAGGACGGCGCCAACGGCACCCCGCGATACCGCGCCTACACCGACTTCACCGCCTGACCACCCATCAACTACCCACTCCGGGTCGGCGGGCATCCGCCAACGGGCCACCCCTGAGGAGCGGGCAGGAGCCGACCGAGGTGTCCACCACCGCACCAACGTCCGCACCGGCACGACACCGACCTCACGCCTGGGATCGGGCCAGTCGTGCGGACGCATCCGCCGTACCGGGCAGTGTCCGGACGGTGAGTTCACCGCCGTATCCGGCCGGTGCGGCCAGGACCGGTCGCGACGTCGCCGGTGATGGGGCACCACGTTCGGATTCGACATATCGCTGTCCATCACCTCGAAGAAAGGCGAGCACCATGCGTTTTCGCACCTTCATGGGCGTCCTCGCGCTGTTCCTGGGCGCGATCGCCACGAGCGGCACGGCCTCGGCCGCACCCACCGCCGACCCGACCCCCTCCACCCAGGAAGTGATCAGGTGGTGGGCGTCGGGGACAGATCTGGTCATGGACGCCTCGAACTCCGGCGGCCACGGCACCCCTGTCATACTCTGGCGCGAGAACGGCGGCAGCAACCAGTACTGGGTCACCGAATCGGCCCGCGAGGGCGGGACCTACCTGCACCCCGCCTACTCCGGCGGGCTGTGCCTGGACTTCGACGGCCAACGGGGCTACGGCAACCCCATCAAGGTCAACAACTGCGACGGCAGCGACTCCCAGCGGTGGTTCTTCTTCTACCACCCCAGCGGCGGCTACGCGATCGCCACGCACAGCGACTACCAGTACTGCATCGACGTACCCAGCTCCGATTTCACCGCCGGGCGGCAACTCCAACTCTGGGAATGCAACAACGGCGCAGCACAACAGTGGCGCAGGTAACCAAGCCCTCCGTCCGCACAACCGCATCACGCCCGCGGCGCCGCCCGTCAGGACGCGGCGCCGCGACGGCGCATCGGATCACGCAGAACACCTCACCGGTGTCGCCCCCCACGACCGCCACATCGTCCGCGACCATCTGCCGCCCCACGGCGGACCGCACACCCGGCACCGCCCGCCCGGCCCATCACGCCCAACAGCGCGGCGAGAGCCATCCCACACCGCCGCCACGGCCCGACACCCATCGGCACGACCTTCTTGCTTCTCCCACCGCCCGCCCCGGCAGGCCAGGCACGCGGGGTCGGGCAGCAGCGGGGCGAGCTCGGCCCACTGGGCGTCGGTGACGTCGGTGGGATATCGGGCCATCCGTACGGTGGGCCGGTGGGAGACGACCAGGCGGCGGCACGGGGTACCCGCGGTGGACCCGCCCGCAGGGATCGGGCACGACAACAACGGAACTCCTGGCAGAACGGCGCTTCGACAACGTCCGATCCACCAGGAGTTCCCCGTCTGCGCACCAAACGGCCTTCACCTGCCCAAGCTCGGGAACGACCGCTGACGCAGTGAGCGACATGGGGAGACCAACGGTGGACGATCGACGACTGACAACTCTTCCCGTGCGCGGTCTTGCTGCAGAAGATCTCGTTGTCGGTGTGGACTGCGACGGTGGTAACGGATTGCGCCTGGCGGGCGAAGTCACCTATGACATAATCGTGCTGGACGTGATGTCGTCGGAGATGAACGGCGATCGTGCGCGTGCACGGCCGCGGACTTCACGGGAGTGGACGTCGCTTCTGCCGATGGCGGCCGACGGGCCCTGGTCCGGCGAGGCTGGCCGTGTTCCGGTGAACATGCCGCGTGTCGGGGCTCCGGAAGTTGACGCTGCCACGCGGACCTGTCGATGTGCCGGCGAGCCGCTCTTCTTGAATTCCAGAGTTGGTGCTGCCGGAACTCCCGCTGTGCCGCCCTGGGTGTGTGGTCCCCGAACCGCGACTATCACCGGAGTCTGTCACGAGGCCCGTGAGCCCGGCATGACCGAAGTCCACCTCGGAACCTCGCGCCGCAGGATCGGCAGCCTGTTCGGGCGGCACGCCGTGTTCACCGCCCGCGACATCGGCACCAGTTTATGCCACAGGAGCCATTGTGATGAAAAAACGCAGGAAATCGATTCGGGCGGCAGCAACGCTGGCCGTCACCACCGTGGTGGCGCTTCCCCTTGTCGTGGCATTCGTCGTCGGGGCGGTGTTTCTGCGCAAGCAAGCAGATCTTCTGCGCGAGCAGGCGGAGTATTGGGAAGCGGTGCCGGAGCGGCGGGTTGTGTTGTGCAGTGACCCCGATTCGTTCCTGGATGCCATGGGCACACGAGAACGACTGGCGAGTGGCGCGGTCGATCCCCCCGACGACCACAGGTGCGTGGAGTACGCACGTGCGCAGGCATTGGTCCCCGTCGAAGGCAACGGATCTGCGGACAGGCCGCCGGGTTCCACCGATGCGCCCTCCGCACCCGAAGCGCTCTACACGCGGGACTACTCCGGCGCGGCTGCGTATGCGCAAAACACTCTCACCCGACCGTTGCTGGTGCTCGCCATGGGGTGCATCGGATTCTGCGCTCTGGTCGGCTCAGCGGTATGGGTGACGTGCGGGCGTCTGCTGCGTCCGGTAGAGGCCATTCGCCGGGAGATGGCAGACATCACTGAGCACGACCTCGCTCGTCGGGTTCCGGTTCCCCGAGGTCGTGCGGAGATCACCACCCTGGCGGAAACCGTCAACGCGACCCTCGACCGGCTCCAGCACGCGGTCGAGGAGAACCAACGCTTCGTGGCGGACGCCTCGCACGAGTTGCGCAGTCCGATCGCGGCGTTGCGCGCCGAGTTGGAGATCGCCACCACCCATCCCGGTCTGACTGACTGGCCAGAGGTGGTCGACGCCGCCCTGGCCGACACCGAACGCCTGCAACACCTGGCCACCGACCTGCTGCTACTGGCCCGACTGGACCATGCCCTCACCGCCACCCCTGTCGACAGTCACACCGCCATCGACGGCAGCGTCGACCTCGGCGCCCTGACCCGCGAGCACACCGATCACCGCCGCAGTCGCCACACACTCACCACCGACCTGCCCGACGTCCCAGCGCCGGTGCGCGGCAGCCGTGCCCTGCTCGACCGCCTGCTGGGCAACCTGCTCGACAACGCCGAACGCCACGCCACCACCACCATCACCATCCGCCTGAGCACCGCCGACGGCCAGGCGATCCTCGAAGTCCTCGACGACGGCCCCGGCATCCCACCGGAGGACCGCGAACGCATCTTCGACCGCTTCACCCGCCTCGACGACGCCCGCACCCGCGACACCGGCGGCACCGGACTCGGACTCCCCATCGCCCGCCGCATCGTCACCAACCACGCAGGCACCCTGCAGGCCGTTGACCCGGACGTTGGCGGCGCGCGGTTTGTTGTCACCCTCCCCCTCATCTCTTGATCGGCGACAGGGGAGCGGTGTTGCAGCCGAATGTATGGGTCCGCTCTGTCGTAGGTGTCATGGGTGCTGTCGCGGAGTACCTGCGGCGGCAACGCGCCCGGTGAGATCTGGTGTGTCCCGGGCGCGCAACTATGCCCCCACACATGCCGTCTTCCGCCGGGCCGATTTACCCGCCCCTTGCCGGTCGGCACCGGTCACAGTGCTCCCTGCGTGCCGACTTGGCCGGTCCCGGTGTGCACTTCTACCCGCCTCAGGTACGGCGTTTCGGTTACATCGGGACGCCGAACCGGCTTCTCTTCCGATCTCCGCTCGCCGGCTCATCCGCGCGGATGCGGGTGTATGTCGCGGTTCAGGCGGAGTGGGCCTGCTGGAACTGTTCGATCAGTGCCGTGGGGATGCGTCCCCGGTCCGAGATCTGCTCTCCTCGGCTTCTGGCCCACTCACGGATCGCCTGGTTCTGCGCCCGGTCGCCGCCTGCGGGAACTGTCGTCCGGGTGTGGCGTTGCCGCGTGGTGCGCTGCTTGCGGCCACTGGATCGTCGTCCGCTCGCGACGAAGTCGGCGAGCCGTCGGCGCAGCTTGTCGGCGTTGCCCGCGGACAGGTCGATGGAGTAGCTGACTCCGTCCAGGGCGAAGTCCACGGTTTCCCGTGCTTCACTGCCGTCGAGGTCGTCGACCAGCGTGACGATGGTCTGCCGCGCCATGCGGAAACTCCTTGTCGGGATTGCCGTGTTCGGCAAACGGAGCGAGCGTTGCGCACTACCGAACCGGCACGAATACGCGACCGGTCGACCGCGCGCAGCGATTCTATTGACCGATATGGATCAGCGCAAGCTATTCCAGTGGGCGAAAGACTCGAGATCGACGACTTTCGGGCTCGATACCGGGTTGAGGCGGTGCGGCATTGTGAAAGCCGTTCACCCTCGACTCACGGCAGGCGGGGTCGTTGACGGTCTGGTCGGTCACCGGTTCACCTGTCGGGCAGAAGACCTGTGATGTCGCGTCGGCTCGTCAGTCCGGACGGTCCCGGCACCCAGGGGCGATCGTCTCGGCGGGCGGATTCGAGTGATCATCGCAACGTTGCCGGATCATGATGCCAGTGCGTCCTGGAGGACGTCCGCGGGTGTGCGCCAGCCGAGGGTTTTGCGTGGGCGGTTGTTGAGTCGGTTCTGGACGGCCTGGAGGTCGGCGGGAGTGTGGACCGAGAGGTCGGTGCGTTTCGGGAAATACTGGCGCAGCAATCCGTTCGTGTTCTCGTTCGTGCCGCGCTGCCACGGGCTTGAGGGATAGGCGAAGAACACACCTTCCCGCAGCAGCGGCGCGATCTGCTCGTGGCAGGCCATCTCCGAGCCCTGGTCCCAGGTCAGCGTCAGCCGCACCGATTCGGACAAGTCGCCGAGCACCGCGGTGAGGGCGTCACGGACCGCCTCCGCGGTACGGTCGACGGGCAGGTGCACCAGCAGGAGGTAGCGGCTGGCGCGGTCGACCAGGGTACCGATCGCCGAGCGGCCCCCGGCACCCACGATGAGGTCCCCTTCCCGATCGCCGCAACGGTTCCGCTCCAGCGCGGCGGCCGGGCGTCGATCGATCAACTCCGCCGGCGCGGTGAACCTGGTGCTGCGCCGGTCGGCGCGCCGACGGCGTTTGCGCAACGGTCGACCGGTGCGCAGCTGGTGGGTGAGCTGCCTGCTCAGGCCGCCCCTGCCGCCGTGGTAGAGCGCCTGGTAGATCGTCTCGTGGCACACATGCCAGTCGGGTCGGTCGGGGAATGCGATCCGCAGATGGGCCGCGATCTGCTCCGGACTCCAACTCCGACTCGAGTCTGGCCTGCACCTCCGCGCGCAACAGCGCGTCGTCGACCAACCGGGACCGCCGCGGCCGACGACTCCGCTGCCGTGCACGCGCGTGCGCCAGGTCGCCGTCGTAGCCGCGGTCGTGGGCCAGGACGTTGCGGCGCAGCTCCCGGCTCACCGTCGACGACGCACGACCGATCACCGCCGCGATCCTCCGCACCCCCAGCCCTTCCCGACGTAGCGTGGCGATCCGCTGCCGCTCCAGCAAGGACAGGAACCTGTTCGACCGGGTCGGCTCCGG
This portion of the Saccharothrix syringae genome encodes:
- a CDS encoding RICIN domain-containing protein, whose translation is MRFRTFMGVLALFLGAIATSGTASAAPTADPTPSTQEVIRWWASGTDLVMDASNSGGHGTPVILWRENGGSNQYWVTESAREGGTYLHPAYSGGLCLDFDGQRGYGNPIKVNNCDGSDSQRWFFFYHPSGGYAIATHSDYQYCIDVPSSDFTAGRQLQLWECNNGAAQQWRR
- a CDS encoding sensor histidine kinase, encoding MKKRRKSIRAAATLAVTTVVALPLVVAFVVGAVFLRKQADLLREQAEYWEAVPERRVVLCSDPDSFLDAMGTRERLASGAVDPPDDHRCVEYARAQALVPVEGNGSADRPPGSTDAPSAPEALYTRDYSGAAAYAQNTLTRPLLVLAMGCIGFCALVGSAVWVTCGRLLRPVEAIRREMADITEHDLARRVPVPRGRAEITTLAETVNATLDRLQHAVEENQRFVADASHELRSPIAALRAELEIATTHPGLTDWPEVVDAALADTERLQHLATDLLLLARLDHALTATPVDSHTAIDGSVDLGALTREHTDHRRSRHTLTTDLPDVPAPVRGSRALLDRLLGNLLDNAERHATTTITIRLSTADGQAILEVLDDGPGIPPEDRERIFDRFTRLDDARTRDTGGTGLGLPIARRIVTNHAGTLQAVDPDVGGARFVVTLPLIS
- a CDS encoding IS3 family transposase, whose amino-acid sequence is MNDVDAIIEDVELLAALRSRMQASRSARCSPEGRWSGVPRLLRAAVDDVFAEAVLLCGRYLVNTEVIILTMRPLMSPAAELRDDPRVEGGTAGSTSDGFRSSPCPSERVNRTYGAPRVHAELRARGQRHSRKRVARLLRQAGRAGRAPKRWRTTTVPDPAATVPPDLIRRDFSCTATDIDTRWCGDITYIHTWEGWLHLATVIDIASRRVVGWATADHLRTDLVAQALDNAVRQRRPRPGVIFHADRGCQYTSARFGALAEDLGVRPSVGRKGQCRDNAVSESFFATIKTELLDRRTWSTRTMAHKAIFEYIEGWYNTRRLHSSLGYLSPAIYEATRHHPLEQVA
- a CDS encoding site-specific integrase, yielding MSVVVGVGGGDVAVEDDTAGRRADGDVVTVALQAASEASRPTYRSYLNKAVAVWGSRRLDEVLPDEVRDFLGRVQATAVARRSNAGGTTAIRNAYQALSFLYRYAVQRGFLGEQQVVLRLVEMPRRQPSRRHAVNPELISQIFRVARETGVDPELDVLLLRFHLETAARTCGALALRVRDLDVDQSLVQLWEKGGTRRWQPVSPTLMGHLLDHARRRGARDDGDKVFRRLDRAPMTRKRYESLWGRLRGRLESVRVMHISTHWLRHTTVTWVERNFGYAVARAYAGHAVSHFGKYGSTHAYVKAGVEEIAAALQALTGERHPLAPPSDSATAVEGVSAAVGLHRVVDGAVERVELREWLRAEDARTAGLKSLSEWVLALYEEAGRIGRPRPGRDELVGITGASVYAVRAAQRKVAGLLRRRAQDELAVRIRRLYEEAEAAGMPRPNRGALAEATGATVSAVRGALARLGMPVREREQDARHRDLVGRIRRLCREAELAGMPRPGRAALMRATGESAHAVKLAQADIRACGGVWAD
- a CDS encoding histone-like nucleoid-structuring protein Lsr2, translating into MARQTIVTLVDDLDGSEARETVDFALDGVSYSIDLSAGNADKLRRRLADFVASGRRSSGRKQRTTRQRHTRTTVPAGGDRAQNQAIREWARSRGEQISDRGRIPTALIEQFQQAHSA
- a CDS encoding IS30 family transposase encodes the protein MHGSGVVGRGGPGWSTTRCCARRCRPDSSRSWSPEQIAAHLRIAFPDRPDWHVCHETIYQALYHGGRGGLSRQLTHQLRTGRPLRKRRRRADRRSTRFTAPAELIDRRPAAALERNRCGDREGDLIVGAGGRSAIGTLVDRASRYLLLVHLPVDRTAEAVRDALTAVLGDLSESVRLTLTWDQGSEMACHEQIAPLLREGVFFAYPSSPWQRGTNENTNGLLRQYFPKRTDLSVHTPADLQAVQNRLNNRPRKTLGWRTPADVLQDALAS